A portion of the Candida dubliniensis CD36 chromosome R, complete sequence genome contains these proteins:
- a CDS encoding reverse transcriptase (fragment), putative (transposable element): protein MKLSSPDGTFLATVTEKISIFWPAINENVTFIVADFDNFPIILGAEVAKKFLKFPDTIQEWNDETMKSQDPIPTQADTDTSPMDIDLVVDTYLDEVDSLEENLEERFVSSLMLSHSSLFPTKSTKSFSIDLNKQLSNENLVVSNITTEPDTQFHHNEKAQTLLQQLLIEYSDTVNNEPLMLQKPTHAYYHDIKLKDENAMAYRKAYKIPLRYSDELQRQLKQYLDAGFIEPTVSPFGAPIVMVPKANGEVRLCNDFRGLNKLTIADHFHLPNMEELLMEVKNSTYYSSIDLCQGYHQVLINEADKEKTAFHTPFGSFHWVVMPFGLINAPASFQRMMEQVFREYNHDFMLIYLDDLIIYSKNLKEHLEHLKLVFDTLRKANLRAKLKKCKFMCKTITFLGHHK, encoded by the coding sequence ATGAAATTATCTTCTCCAGATGGTACGTTCCTAGCCACGGTTactgaaaaaatttcaatattttggCCAGCcataaatgaaaatgtcACATTTATTGTGGCAGATTTTGACAATTTCCCTATCATCTTAGGAGCAGAAGTTGCTAAGAAATTCCTTAAATTCCCTGATACTATCCAAGAGTGGAATGATGAAACAATGAAACTGCAGGATCCAATACCCACACAAGCTGATACTGATACTAGTCCAATGGATATTGATTTGGTCGTTGATACTTATTTAGATGAGGTTGACAGTTTGGAAGAGAACTTGGAAGAAAGATTTGTCCTGTCTTTGATGTTATCCCATAGTTCCTTGTTCCCGACCAAATCCACAAAATCTTTTAGTATAGATcttaataaacaattactGAATGAAAATCTTGTAGTTTCCAATATAACAACAGAGCCAGATactcaatttcatcataatGAGAAAGCACAAACACTATTGCAACAACTTCTTATCGAATATAGTGATACAGTGAACAATGAACCATTAATGCTTCAAAAACCAACACACGCTTATTACCATGACATCAAACTTAAAGATGAGAATGCTATGGCCTACCGGAAGGCATACAAGATACCACTTCGTTATTCGGATGAATTGCAACGACAACTTAAACAATATCTTGATGCTGGTTTTATTGAGCCAACAGTAAGTCCGTTTGGTGCTCCAATTGTCATGGTACCCAAAGCAAATGGGGAGGTACGGTTATGTAATGACTTTCGTGGTTTAAACAAGCTTACTATTGCTGATCATTTCCACCTCCCCAATATGGAAGAGTTGCTAATGGAGGTGAAGAACTCCACGTACTACTCCAGCATAGACCTTTGTCAAGGCTATCATCAAGTTCTCATTAATGAAGCAGATAAGGAAAAAACTGCGTTCCATACCCCCTTTGGTAGTTTCCATTGGGTGGTTATGCCGTTTGGGCTCATCAATGCCCCGGCATCATTCCAAAGAATGATGGAACAGGTTTTTAGGGAATACAATCATGACTTTATGTTAATCTATTTGGATGATTTaatcatttattcaaaaaatctTAAGGAACACTTGGAACATTTGAAGTTGGTATTTGATACACTTAGAAAAGCTAACCTTCGGgccaaattgaaaaaatgtAAATTTATGTGCAAAACTATCACATTTTTGGGTCATCACAAATAA
- a CDS encoding nicotinamide-nucleotide adenylyltransferase, putative (Similar to S. cerevisiae NMA1), translated as MDPTNDPNFTPPSLNKNIEPTAPSDKIPSIMPIQPFVLEELGEGVDGPAPHPASSSRPTPTTARSYDASHASDTESKYHSKIPRKHTELISSSSSDEENEPIPEITPPKKEILPPSIKVRSSQIADLEEVPHGIQRQALKLEDYHFPTHRLATTLTDDSKHPLVIVACGSFSPITYLHLRMFEMALDAITEQTRFEVIGGYYSPVSSNYKKQGLAPAHHRVRMCELACERTSSWLMVDAWESLQPKYTRTALVLDHFNEEINIRRGGIMTRSGEKRGVKIMLLAGGDLIESMGEPDVWADQDLHHILGKYGCLIVERTGSDVRSFLLSHDILYEHRKNILVIKQLIYNDISSTKIRLFIRRGMSVQYLLPNSVIRYIQQHNLYGDSEPVKQVMSDRAD; from the coding sequence atGGACCCTACCAATGACCCAAATTTCACACCACCTTctttaaacaaaaatatagAGCCAACAGCTCCTTCCGACAAAATTCCTAGCATCATGCCTATTCAGCCGTTTGTTTTAGAAGAATTGGGTGAAGGAGTTGATGGTCCGGCGCCACACCCAGCTTCATCTTCAAGACCAACCCCAACCACCGCCAGATCATATGATGCCTCTCATGCATCAGACACCGAAAGTAAATATCACTCCAAGATCCCTAGAAAACACACTGAATTGATTAGTTCATCCTCATCAGACGAAGAAAACGAACCAATACCAGAAATTACCCCACCTAAAAAGGAAATCTTACCCCCTTCAATTAAAGTTCGATCTTCTCAAATTGCTGATTTAGAAGAAGTACCACATGGAATTCAACGACAAGCATTGAAATTGGAAGATTATCATTTCCCCACCCATAGATTGGCAACAACATTAACTGATGATTCCAAACACCCATTAGTTATAGTTGCTTGTGGCTCATTTTCCCCAATAACTTATTTACACTTGAGAATGTTTGAAATGGCATTAGATGCTATTACGGAGCAAACAAGGTTTGAAGTCATTGGTGGTTACTATTCGCCAGTTTCCTCCAATTATAAGAAACAAGGTTTGGCACCAGCGCATCATCGAGTTCGAATGTGCGAATTGGCATGTGAACGTACTTCATCGTGGCTTATGGTGGATGCCTGGGAATCCTTGCAACCTAAGTATACTAGAACTGCATTAGTGTTAGATCATTTCAATGAGGAGATAAATATTAGACGAGGTGGGATCATGACCCGTCTGGGTGAAAAAAGAGGGGTTAAAATTATGTTGTTGGCTGGTGGCGATTTGATTGAAAGTATGGGCGAACCAGATGTTTGGGCTGACCAGGATTTACACCACATATTAGGCAAATATGGTTGTCTTATTGTCGAAAGAACGGGATCTGATGTGAGAAGCTTTTTGTTGAGTCATGACATCTTATATGAGCATCGCAAGAACATTTTGGTCatcaaacaattgatatACAATGATATCTCATCTACAAAGATAAGATTGTTTATACGAAGAGGGATGTCGGTGCAGTACTTGTTGCCCAATTCTGTTATTAGGTACATTCAACAACATAACCTATATGGTGATTCTGAGCCGGTAAAGCAAGTTATGTCGGATAGAGCCGACTGA
- a CDS encoding transposable element protein, putative (transposable element) yields the protein MDGSDKSIIVAVKRQMMNRLIQTKNDMAASKFKTSTIFAIARPHLAGMAAEWLQEFENDQIEKENTINGERRSNSTTLTIQEFIHQFDTRFLQKNNNMEIQEFIHQFDTRFLQKKNDMDIQVNLNKLTHTGTYDQFRNAFFKLYDRMIEKNDAAVNSYTLDLFKSKVRPMFYPELSAIHSISELRYFRPSEGSLAADEALQKVINSTNSSGHQSQPKKFNNSNNQQWDDKKVCLRHGPCNHTTNECSTIANLIDADKNKSNKQFTKSESKKN from the coding sequence ATGGATGGTTCCGACAAATCCATTATTGTTGCTGTCAAACGTCAAATGATGAATCGTTTAATCCAAACCAAGAATGACATGGCGGCTTCAAAGTTCAAAACCCTGACGATTTTTGCTATTGCAAGACCACACCTTGCTGGTATGGCAGCTGAATGGcttcaagaatttgaaaacgaccaaattgaaaaggaaaacaCTATTAACGGAGAACGCCGTTCAAATAGTACTACTTTAACAATTCAGGAATTTATCCATCAATTTGATACTCGTTTCTTGcaaaagaacaacaacatggAAATTCAGGAATTTATCCATCAATTTGATACTCGTTTCttgcaaaagaaaaacgACATGGACATTCAAGTCAActtaaacaaattaactCATACTGGTACTTACGACCAGTTTAGAAATGCCTTCTTTAAATTGTACGATCGTATGATTGAAAAGAATGATGCAGCAGTTAATAGTTACACCTTAGACTTGTTTAAATCCAAGGTTAGACCAATGTTCTATCCAGAACTCTCAGCCATCCACTCCATTTCGGAATTACGGTATTTCCGTCCATCAGAAGGTCTGTTAGCTGCTGACGAGGCGTTACAAAAAGTAATCAACTCTACCAACTCATCAGGTCATCAATCCCAACCTAAGAAATTCAACAACtcaaacaatcaacaatGGGATGATAAGAAAGTGTGCCTCCGTCATGGTCCCTGTAACCACACCACCAATGAGTGTTCTACAATTGCTAACTTAATTGACGCGGATAAAAACAAATCCAATAAGCAGTTCACTAAGTCGgagtcaaaaaaaaactag
- a CDS encoding polyprotein (fragment), putative (transposable element) has product MLSRDFTKSLQLSSISISLHHNILGEEFFDRVKAAYTDDKRIALLYSTLINLNQSPATTNIHKSIKFAIKQYTVKDGLLFYKGINKLGNSILRLVIPTAELQLEIVRLHHDSPTATHYGALKMLADLSELYYWPNMFNQIKLYTKWCYKCQTIKPSNTHENGLLQPILWSFQSDSESSQ; this is encoded by the coding sequence ATGTTATCGCGTGATTTCACGAAATCATTACAATTGTCGTCTATTTCAATTCTGTTACACCACAATATTCTTGGAGAAGAATTTTTCGACAGAGTCAAAGCAGCATATACAGATGATAAAAGAATTGCACTACTATATTCAACTTTAATCAATCTAAATCAATCACCAGCAACCACCAATATTCACAAATCAATCAAGTTTGCCATCAAGCAATATACTGTGAAGGATGGATTGTTATTCTACAAAGGAATTAATAAGCTAGGAAACTCAATACTTCGTTTGGTAATTCCAACTGCAGAACTTCAGCTAGAAATCGTTCGTTTGCATCATGATTCACCAACAGCAACTCACTATGGTGCATTGAAAATGTTAGCAGATTTATCggaattatattattggcCAAACATGTTCAACCAAATCAAACTTTACACTAAATGGTGCTATAAGTGTCAAACAATTAAACCATCAAACACACATGAAAATGGATTACTACAACCTATACTTTGGTCTTTTCAAAGTGATTCAGAAAGTTcccaataa
- a CDS encoding peroxisomal long-chain fatty acid import protein, putative (Similar to S. cerevisiae PXA1) — MINISRLAGYNKQDVKNILLLLHEFITTYRDNKVKLNYQSRPVILFFSTLIATAGFGLYFTLRNIITKYNEYALNKKLRRPSLIRQSSNILKNGAREIYIPKGKDKVTRIIIPKPNNDQYAADKYLYKDFVRNQRILQQQQKGAIFNSRFLNQLTIIWKILIPKFYCQNTSLLLSQCFFLIFRTWLSLLVAKLDGQIVKNLIAANGRKFSRDLIYWLLIAFPASYTNAAIKYLDLRLALGFRTNLTRYIHDMYLDKSMAYYKIGLNNSDILNIDQYITDDVTNFCQSLCSLFSSMGKPFIDLIFFSVYLRDNLGTGAIIGIFANYMVTALMLKRATPSFGKLSSQRAHLEGIYYNQHLNVMTNSEEIGFYKGSLIEKFKLNENFQKLIKHISKEINISFGYAALEDYVLKYTWSAWGYIFAGLPVFLDELWPKEAVALTGDDDDDDIAAAIAKKKTSKQQDDKDTPVDAATEGKNMRQFITNKRLLLSLADAGSRLMYSIKDVNTLTGYTDRVFNLLTQLHRVHAPKFDYGDKNGYGDIQGTIQDNYPDGLRFENIRVIIPTAEGSEYPPLVDNLNFQLKHKSMLILGSNGCGKTAIARIIAGLWPLYSGLLSKPNDDDIFYLPQKAYFTTGNLRDQIIYPHTYTEMLEMGYNDDYLYHILREVKLEYLLKREKSLNTVKTWSSVLSGGERQRLSIARALFKHPKLIVLDDCTNAVSTDVEEYLYELLIKKKLTFISLSNRPSLEKYHDHVLEIEEGNWQLKTVS, encoded by the coding sequence atgATCAACATATCACGATTAGCTGGATATAATAAACAGGATGTTAAAAACATCTTGTTATTACTACATGAGTTTATCACTACCTATCGAGATAATAAagttaaattaaattatcaaagtCGACCAGTTATATTATTCTTTAGTACATTGATTGCCACTGCGGGATTTGGGTTATATTTCACTCTTCGAAACATCATTACCaaatataatgaatatGCTTTGAATAAGAAATTAAGACGTCCTAGCCTTATTAGACAATCATCTaatattttgaagaatGGAGCAAGAGAGATATATATACCAAAGGGGAAAGATAAAGTCACAAGAATAATTATTCCTAAACCTAACAATGATCAATATGCTGCTGATAAATATCTATATAAAGATTTTGTTAGAAACCAACGaattttacaacaacaacaaaagggGGCCATATTCAATTCAAGATTTCTTAAtcaattaacaataatttgGAAGATTTTGATCCCTAAATTTTATTGTCAAAATACTTCGTTGTTACTTTCACaatgtttctttttgatttttagAACCTGgttatcattattagttGCTAAATTAGATGGTcaaattgttaaaaatttgattgcCGCAAATGGTAGGAAATTTTCTCgtgatttgatttattggtTATTGATTGCCTTTCCTGCTTCTTATACTAATGCAGCtataaaatatttggatCTTAGATTGGCCTTGGGGTTCAGAACCAATCTTACACGATACATTCATGATATGTATTTGGATAAAAGCATGGCCTATTATAAAATTGGGTTAAACAATTCCGATATTTTAAACATTGATCAATATATTACTGATGATGTTACTAATTTCTGTCAATCCTTGTGTTCATTATTCTCATCAATGGGTAAGccatttattgatttaatttttttcagtgTTTATTTGAGAGATAATTTAGGTACTGGGGCAATTATAGGTATATTTGCCAATTATATGGTGACGGCATTAATGTTGAAACGTGCAACACCATCATTTGGTAAATTGTCATCCCAAAGGGCTCATTTGGAAGGTATTTATTATAACCAACATTTAAATGTCATGACCAATAGTGAAGAAATTGGATTCTATAAGGGGTCATTAATTGAGAAgtttaaattgaatgaaaatttccaaaaattgattaaacaTATCAGCaaagaaattaatatatCATTTGGGTATGCAGCATTAGAAGATTATGTGTTGAAATACACTTGGTCTGCTTGGGGGTATATTTTTGCTGGATTGCCAGTGTTTTTAGATGAATTATGGCCTAAAGAAGCAGTAGCATTGACAGgggatgatgatgacgacgaTATTGCTGCTGCCATagccaaaaagaaaacatcAAAGCAACAAGATGACAAAGATACACCGGTGGATGCAGCTACTGAAGGTAAGAATATGAGACAATTTATTACCAACAAGAGATTATTGTTGTCATTAGCAGATGCCGGATCAAGATTAATGTATTCTATTAAAGATGTTAATACATTGACTGGGTACACTGATagagttttcaatttgttgacACAATTGCACCGAGTCCATGCTcctaaatttgattatggTGATAAGAATGGTTACGGTGATATTCAAGGTACAATTCAAGATAATTATCCTGATGGATtaagatttgaaaacattCGAGTTATTATTCCAACTGCAGAAGGGTCAGAATATCCACCATTAGTTgacaatttgaatttccaATTGAAACATAAGAGTATGTTAATTTTGGGTTCAAATGGATGTGGTAAAACTGCCATTGCCCGTATTATTGCTGGATTGTGGCCATTATATAGtggattattatcaaaacctaatgatgatgatatcTTTTATTTGCCACAAAAGGCATATTTCACAACTGGGAATTTACGAGaccaaataatttatccTCATACATACACTGAAATGTTAGAAATGGGAtataatgatgattatttgtATCATATTTTACGTGAAGTTAAATTGgaatatttattgaaaagagaaaaaagcCTTAATACAGTTAAAACTTGGTCACTGGTTTTAAGTGGTGGTGAAAGACAAAGATTAAGTATTGCTAGAGCTTTATTTAAACATccaaaattgattgtatTAGATGATTGTACTAATGCTGTCAGTACTGATGTTGAAGAATACCTTTATGAATTGTTGATCAAGAAGAAACTTAcatttatttcattatcaaatagACCATCTTTGGAAAAATACCATGACCATGTTTTAGAGATAGAAGAAGGAAATTGGCAATTGAAAACTGTCTCATGA
- the LEU1 gene encoding 3-isopropylmalate dehydratase, putative, which produces MTQLIASILYKPTKKNFKSSVQLFLFSFYFTLYTPYKYFTMAPRTLYDKVFEDHIVHKDDSGSYLLYIDRHLVHEVTSPQAFEGLKNAGRSVRRTDCTLATVDHNIPTISRANFKNVDSFIEQDDSRLQVKTLEQNVKDFDVTYFGMTDDRQGIVHVVGPEQGFTLPGTTVVCGDSHTSTHGAFGSLAFGIGTSEVEHVLATQTIIQAKSKNMRITIDGDLSEGITSKDLVLHVIGVIGTAGGTGCVIEFAGKAIENLSMEARMSICNMAIEAGARAGMIKPDETTFNYIKGRPLAPKGEEWEKAMKYWKTLHTDEGAKFDYDIKIAASDIVPTITWGNSPQDALPITASVPDPATVSDPIKKSGMERALKYQGLTPNTPLKEIKIDKAFIGSCTNSRIEDLRAAAKVAKGHKKADNVKLVLVVPGSGLIKKQAEKEGLDKIFEAAGFSWREAGCSMCLGMNPDILDPEERCASTSNRNFEGRQGALSRTHLMSPAMAAAAAIKGHFTDIREFDYATQDEPQIQVAHDIEDKELQDAVYEHEKEYIEDTPETQAERLEDIPKDEPEFKKARTDIDNSATGAPGIDNSFKVLTGITAPLYKANVDTDAIIPKQFLKTIKRTGLKDGLFYELRFVKGENGKDVETDFVLNVEPYRKAEILLVTGDNFGCGSSREHAPWALKDFGIKSIIAPSFGDIFYNNSFKNFLLPIRIPQEIIESKLVPVVTSGHRLTIDLPNQQIRDGETDEVLIEHFDVEEFRKHCLVNGLDDIGLTLQKEEYIKEYEAKRKVKFSFLEGGSKLIKPIKGTKKSIYGNRAQEW; this is translated from the coding sequence ATGACACAACTCATAGCTTCAATTCTATATAAACCcacaaaaaagaatttcaaGTCGTCCGttcaactttttcttttctctttttacTTTACATTATATACACCCTACAAATATTTTACTATGGCTCCTAGAACATTATACGACAAGGTCTTTGAAGACCATATAGTTCATAAAGACGATTCTGGttcatatttattatacATTGATAGACATTTGGTGCATGAGGTTACTTCCCCACAAGCATTTGAAGGCTTAAAGAATGCTGGTCGTTCAGTTAGAAGAACCGATTGTACATTAGCTACAGTTGATCACAATATTCCAACTATTTCCCGtgcaaatttcaaaaatgtcGATTCATTTATAGAACAAGACGATTCTAGATTGCAAGTTAAAACTTTAGAACAAAACGTTAAGGATTTTGATGTTACTTATTTTGGTATGACTGATGACAGACAAGGTATTGTCCATGTTGTTGGTCCGGAGCAAGGTTTTACTTTACCTGGTACCACTGTGGTCTGTGGTGATTCCCATACTTCTACTCATGGTGCCTTTGGTTCGTTGGCTTTTGGTATTGGTACTTCTGAAGTCGAACATGTTTTAGCCACACAGACAATTATCCAAGCCAAATCCAAAAACATGAGAATCACTATTGATGGTGATTTATCTGAAGGTATCACATCTAAAGATTTGGTTTTACATGTCATTGGTGTTATTGGTACTGCTGGTGGTACTGGTTGTGTTATTGAATTTGCTGGTAAAGCCATTGAGAATTTATCGATGGAAGCAAGAATGTCAATATGTAATATGGCCATTGAAGCCGGTGCCAGAGCTGGTATGATCAAACCCGATGAAACCACATTCAACTACATTAAAGGAAGACCATTAGCTCCAAAGGGAGAAGAATGGGAAAAAGCCATGAAATATTGGAAAACTTTGCATACCGATGAAGGGGCTAAATTTGATTACGATATTAAAATTGCTGCTTCTGATATTGTTCCAACTATTACCTGGGGTAACTCGCCACAAGATGCATTACCAATAACTGCTAGCGTTCCCGATCCAGCTACTGTATCTGATCCAATTAAGAAATCAGGTATGGAAAGAGCTTTGAAATATCAAGGTTTAACCCCAAACACACCattgaaagaaatcaaaatcgATAAAGCATTTATTGGATCATGTACCAATTCTCGTATTGAAGATTTAAGAGCAGCAGCTAAAGTTGCCAAGGGCCACAAAAAAGCCGATAATGTGAAGTTAGTTTTGGTGGTGCCCGGTTCTGGTTTAATTAAAAAGCAAGCCGAGAAGGAAGGTTTGGATAAGATTTTTGAAGCTGCTGGATTTTCATGGAGAGAAGCTGGATGTTCAATGTGTCTTGGTATGAACCCTGATATTTTGGATCCTGAAGAAAGATGTGCTTCTACTTCAAACAGAAATTTCGAAGGTCGTCAAGGTGCTCTTTCAAGAACCCATTTGATGTCACCAGCCAtggctgctgctgctgctatCAAAGGTCATTTCACTGATATCAGAGAATTTGACTATGCCACTCAAGACGAACCTCAAATACAAGTTGCACATGACATTGAAGATAAAGAATTACAAGATGCTGTTTATGAACATGAAAAGGAATATATTGAAGATACTCCAGAAACACAAGCTGAAAGACTTGAAGATATTCCAAAAGATGAGCCAGAATTTAAAAAGGCCAGAACGGATATTGACAACAGTGCTACTGGTGCTCCTGGTATTGATAACAGTTTTAAAGTTTTAACTGGTATTACTGCTCCATTATACAAAGCTAATGTTGATACTGATGCCATTATtccaaaacaatttttgaagACAATCAAGAGAACTGGATTGAAAGATGGTTTATTTTATGAATTAAGATTTGTTAAAGGTGAAAACGGTAAAGATGTGGAAACTGATTTTGTATTGAATGTTGAGCCATATAGAAAAGCAGAAATTTTATTGGTGACAGGAGACAATTTTGGTTGTGGGTCAAGTCGTGAACATGCCCCTTGGGCTTTGAAGGATTTTGGTATTAAAAGTATAATCGCCCCATCATTTGGTGATATCttttataataattcatttaaaaatttcctTTTGCCAATCAGAATACCGcaagaaataattgaatctAAATTAGTTCCTGTTGTTACATCAGGTCATAGATTGACGATAGATTTGccaaaccaacaaattAGAGATGGTGAAACTGATGAAGTTTTGATTGAACATTTTGATGTTGAAGAGTTTAGAAAACATTGTTTGGTCAATGGATTAGATGATATTGGTTTGACTttacaaaaagaagaatacaTTAAAGAATACGAAgctaaaagaaaagttaaattttctttcttagAAGGAGGTtctaaattaattaaacctATCAAAGGTACTAAAAAGAGTATTTACGGTAACAGAGCACAAGAATGGTAA